A genome region from Nocardia sp. NBC_01730 includes the following:
- a CDS encoding glycosyltransferase family 2 protein encodes MPALQLPERILVAGLTIGWLAGVLAFWWWWLRPENRVGWIGFLVASTVPLYLSWEPLSYLAAANRLWQVDRRLPVPKLRVAFVVTRAPSEPWDVARTTLSSMLAQEFPYPYDVWLCDEQPTAEVADWCAAHGVQVSSRFGVEEYHCDAWPRRTRGKEGNLAYFYDRVGYENYDVAVHVDCDHVPDSTTLAEMVRPFGDPAVGYVAAPNNCDRNAASSWSARGRVHREAYFHGPVQLGHNRGLAPIPIGSLWALRTQSLAEIGGIGPELLEDFSTGFLLESAGWRGAFAIAAGTHGNGPLTFSAMLVQEFQWTRSLTILLLRVVPLHFGRLSWRLRLRYLYAMLFHSALIVAIGCGTAVLVISAVTGVEWFAANPVLVLLYWVANSLWLVLGTAVLRRAGLLRPIDTPILSWENWLYRLTRWPFIARGVGAAVRQLFRPGTITTKVTPKEAGGLEPLPFKLIAPYAVIGMTLAAAALIGELSGATASYVFLSLSGAVVFIAVTFAVCLLHAAETVKAAGVSSRRAIENVADPVVDSCTHDCSRHCGDGHVCGSEVNVERQGDSLSDRGSPPR; translated from the coding sequence GTGCCAGCGCTGCAGCTCCCGGAGCGCATCCTCGTCGCAGGCCTGACCATCGGTTGGCTCGCCGGTGTCCTGGCCTTCTGGTGGTGGTGGCTGCGGCCCGAAAACCGGGTGGGATGGATCGGGTTCCTCGTCGCCAGCACGGTACCGCTGTACCTGTCGTGGGAGCCGCTGTCCTATCTCGCCGCGGCGAACCGGCTGTGGCAAGTCGATCGGCGATTGCCGGTGCCCAAGCTTCGGGTTGCGTTTGTCGTCACCCGTGCACCGTCGGAACCATGGGACGTCGCGCGGACAACGCTGTCGTCGATGCTGGCGCAAGAGTTCCCGTACCCCTACGACGTGTGGCTGTGCGACGAGCAGCCGACCGCAGAGGTGGCCGATTGGTGTGCGGCGCACGGCGTCCAGGTTTCCAGTCGATTCGGTGTCGAGGAATACCACTGTGACGCCTGGCCCCGCCGCACTCGGGGCAAGGAGGGCAACCTCGCGTACTTCTACGATCGTGTCGGGTACGAGAATTATGACGTCGCAGTCCACGTCGACTGCGATCACGTGCCGGACTCGACCACGCTGGCCGAGATGGTCCGGCCGTTCGGCGATCCCGCCGTCGGTTATGTCGCGGCACCGAATAATTGCGATCGCAACGCGGCCAGTTCTTGGTCGGCTCGGGGACGGGTGCATCGCGAAGCGTACTTCCACGGTCCTGTTCAGCTGGGTCACAACCGTGGACTGGCGCCCATTCCCATCGGCTCTCTCTGGGCGCTCAGAACACAGTCCCTCGCTGAGATCGGTGGTATCGGTCCAGAGCTCCTGGAAGACTTCTCGACCGGTTTCCTGCTCGAATCAGCGGGTTGGCGCGGCGCCTTCGCCATTGCGGCCGGTACACACGGGAATGGGCCACTGACGTTTTCGGCGATGCTGGTCCAAGAATTTCAATGGACACGAAGCCTGACCATCCTGTTGTTGCGGGTGGTGCCGCTACATTTCGGCCGCCTCAGTTGGCGGTTGCGGTTGCGGTATCTGTACGCGATGCTTTTTCACTCCGCGTTGATCGTGGCCATCGGATGCGGCACAGCGGTCCTGGTGATCAGTGCCGTCACCGGGGTGGAGTGGTTCGCCGCCAACCCGGTTCTGGTGCTCCTGTACTGGGTGGCCAATTCGCTCTGGCTCGTCCTGGGCACTGCGGTGTTGCGGAGAGCCGGACTGCTCCGGCCGATCGATACACCGATCCTGAGCTGGGAGAACTGGCTGTATCGCCTGACCAGGTGGCCGTTCATCGCCCGGGGAGTGGGTGCGGCGGTCCGGCAACTGTTCCGGCCCGGCACGATCACGACCAAGGTGACTCCCAAAGAGGCAGGCGGGCTCGAGCCGCTTCCGTTCAAACTGATCGCACCTTATGCCGTGATCGGAATGACGTTGGCCGCTGCCGCGCTCATCGGCGAGTTGTCCGGCGCGACGGCAAGTTACGTCTTCCTTTCGCTATCGGGGGCGGTGGTCTTTATCGCGGTGACGTTCGCAGTATGTCTGCTACATGCCGCGGAAACCGTCAAGGCGGCTGGAGTGAGTTCTCGCCGTGCTATCGAGAACGTGGCTGACCCCGTTGTCGATAGCTGCACCCACGATTGCTCCCGCCACTGCGGCGATGGCCATGTTTGTGGTTCGGAAGTGAATGTAGAAAGGCAAGGAGACTCCTTATCGGATCGTGGATCGCCGCCCCGATGA
- a CDS encoding UDP-glucuronic acid decarboxylase family protein, producing MRVLVTGGAGFIGSHLCVLLLGRGDQVICVDDLSTGSRSNVEYLLGNPSFEFYEADVSAGLDVGGEVSAVVHLASPASPPDYHRLPLETLAVGSRGTENALRLAHRHGARFVLASTSEVYGDPLVHPQREEYWGNVNPIGPRSVYDEAKRFAEAITAAYRRTLGVDTGVIRIFNTYGPRMRPHDGRVVTSFITQALNGDPLTIYGDGSQTRSFCYVDDLIRGIVAMIDSSEPGPVNLGNPNERTVAELAELVSAITGARSPIEYHPLPTDDPTRRRPDITKALTTLGWSPRVDIEDGLRRTVEWFRSRPEEVAAAAAAVAGGQCDNLLPEYQEQL from the coding sequence ATGCGTGTTCTGGTAACGGGTGGCGCTGGGTTTATCGGCTCCCATCTATGTGTGTTACTCCTCGGTCGAGGTGATCAGGTTATATGTGTGGACGACCTGTCGACCGGCAGCAGATCCAATGTCGAGTATTTGCTCGGAAATCCTTCCTTCGAATTCTATGAGGCCGATGTCAGCGCCGGACTCGACGTCGGGGGCGAGGTTTCCGCGGTTGTGCATCTGGCCAGCCCGGCCTCCCCACCCGACTATCACCGGCTGCCACTCGAGACGCTAGCGGTCGGAAGCCGTGGAACGGAGAACGCACTGCGGCTGGCGCACCGACACGGGGCTCGCTTCGTGTTGGCATCGACCAGTGAGGTCTACGGTGACCCACTGGTGCATCCGCAGCGTGAAGAGTATTGGGGCAACGTCAATCCGATCGGCCCACGTAGCGTGTACGACGAAGCCAAACGGTTCGCCGAGGCGATTACCGCGGCCTACCGACGGACGCTGGGCGTGGATACCGGTGTGATTCGGATCTTCAATACTTACGGTCCTCGGATGCGTCCGCATGATGGTCGCGTGGTGACGAGCTTTATCACGCAGGCTCTGAATGGTGACCCGCTGACCATCTACGGCGACGGGAGTCAAACCCGAAGCTTCTGCTACGTCGATGATCTCATCCGCGGCATCGTCGCCATGATCGACTCGTCCGAGCCGGGCCCGGTCAACCTGGGCAACCCGAATGAACGTACCGTGGCCGAACTCGCCGAGCTGGTCTCGGCGATCACCGGCGCCCGCTCGCCCATCGAGTACCACCCGCTGCCGACCGACGACCCGACTCGACGTCGCCCGGATATCACCAAGGCGCTCACGACCCTCGGCTGGTCACCGCGAGTCGATATCGAGGACGGTTTGCGCCGCACGGTGGAGTGGTTCCGGTCCAGGCCGGAGGAGGTGGCCGCGGCCGCCGCCGCCGTTGCCGGCGGGCAATGCGACAACCTGTTGCCGGAATACCAGGAACAGCTGTGA
- a CDS encoding UDP-glucose dehydrogenase family protein, with amino-acid sequence MRITVIGTGYLGAVHAACMADIGHEVLGVDLDAGKIEVLAAGRAPFFEPGLSEVLERNVSSGKLRFTTSLVEAAEFGDVHFVCVGTPQERGSYAADLRHVHAVIDGLAPHLDRETLIVGKSTVPVGTAAALAIRVARLAPAEVEVAWNPEFLREGFAVQDTLRPDRLVVGVQSAEADAILRSVYAPILEQGIPYISTDLATAELVKVSANAFLATKISFINAIADVCEAAGADVVTLADAIGHDDRIGRRFLSAGLGFGGGCLPKDIRAFTARAKELGVGESLGFLKEVDEINMRRREHVVEVARQLVGGSFLGCNVAVLGAAFKPDSDDVRDSPALNVAAAIQLRGGRVRVHDPEALDNARAVFPGLDYAREVAKACEHADIVLHLTEWKEYRELDPAELAKTVSHPRILDGRNVLSLDSWRAAGWTIRGLGRAAA; translated from the coding sequence ATGCGGATTACTGTGATCGGAACAGGATATCTGGGAGCGGTCCATGCCGCCTGCATGGCCGACATCGGTCATGAAGTACTCGGTGTCGACCTCGATGCCGGCAAGATCGAAGTGCTTGCCGCGGGCCGAGCGCCATTCTTCGAACCCGGCCTTTCCGAGGTGCTGGAGCGCAACGTCAGCTCCGGCAAGCTGCGATTCACGACATCGCTGGTCGAAGCCGCCGAGTTCGGCGACGTCCATTTCGTTTGCGTCGGTACTCCGCAGGAGCGGGGCTCATACGCCGCGGACCTGCGGCATGTGCACGCCGTGATCGACGGGTTGGCGCCCCATCTGGACCGGGAGACCTTGATTGTCGGCAAGTCCACCGTGCCGGTCGGGACCGCGGCCGCGCTGGCGATCCGGGTGGCTCGGCTCGCACCCGCCGAGGTCGAGGTGGCCTGGAACCCGGAATTCCTTCGGGAAGGTTTCGCGGTGCAGGACACACTGAGGCCGGACCGACTGGTAGTCGGCGTCCAATCGGCTGAGGCCGACGCGATCCTGCGTTCGGTTTACGCGCCGATACTGGAACAGGGGATCCCGTACATCTCGACGGATCTGGCCACCGCGGAGTTGGTCAAGGTCTCGGCGAATGCCTTTCTGGCGACGAAGATTTCGTTCATCAATGCGATCGCCGATGTGTGTGAGGCAGCCGGTGCGGATGTGGTCACGCTCGCCGATGCGATCGGTCATGACGACCGCATCGGACGCCGATTCCTGTCCGCGGGACTCGGTTTCGGCGGTGGCTGCTTGCCGAAGGATATCCGTGCATTCACCGCCCGCGCCAAAGAGCTGGGCGTCGGTGAGTCATTGGGTTTCCTGAAAGAGGTCGACGAGATCAACATGCGGCGCCGGGAACACGTGGTCGAGGTGGCTCGGCAGCTGGTCGGTGGCTCGTTCCTCGGGTGCAACGTCGCGGTGCTGGGTGCTGCGTTCAAACCGGACAGCGACGATGTCCGGGATTCTCCGGCGCTCAACGTGGCGGCCGCGATCCAGCTGCGCGGCGGCCGGGTCCGAGTGCACGACCCCGAAGCACTCGACAACGCGCGCGCGGTGTTTCCTGGGCTCGACTACGCCCGCGAGGTGGCCAAGGCGTGTGAGCATGCCGACATCGTGCTCCATCTGACCGAGTGGAAGGAATACCGGGAACTGGATCCGGCGGAACTCGCCAAGACCGTAAGCCACCCACGCATTCTCGACGGGCGCAACGTGCTGTCGCTGGATTCCTGGCGCGCTGCCGGCTGGACGATCCGCGGACTCGGGCGGGCCGCCGCCTGA
- a CDS encoding crotonase/enoyl-CoA hydratase family protein codes for MREPLLIDRTGHVVVWTLNNPSARNPISEADTVTALEDAVTAANRDHSLRAVILTGAGSAFSSGGDVKQMRDRAGMFSGTPAELRQGYRHGIQRIPKALYHCEIPTIAAVNGPAIGAGCDLALLCDLRIAASTAVFAESFVKVGLIPGDGGSWLLPRAIGMARACEMAFTGEPIDAHTALDWGLVSQVVEPDVLLDAAHRLAARVSANPPHVLRMTKRLLREGRHQGMESHLELAAAMQAAAHHTEDHREAVAAMLERRPPDFTDR; via the coding sequence ATGCGTGAACCGCTCCTGATCGACCGAACTGGCCACGTCGTCGTCTGGACGCTGAACAACCCGTCGGCGCGCAATCCGATATCCGAAGCCGACACCGTCACCGCACTCGAAGACGCGGTGACGGCGGCCAATCGAGACCACAGCCTGCGGGCGGTGATTCTCACCGGTGCGGGGTCGGCGTTCTCTTCCGGCGGCGACGTCAAACAGATGCGCGATCGGGCCGGAATGTTCAGCGGTACACCGGCGGAGCTGCGTCAGGGGTACCGGCACGGCATCCAGCGCATCCCGAAAGCCTTGTACCACTGCGAGATTCCCACGATCGCCGCCGTCAACGGTCCCGCTATCGGCGCGGGCTGTGACCTGGCGCTGCTGTGCGATCTGCGGATCGCCGCGAGCACCGCGGTATTCGCCGAGAGCTTCGTGAAAGTCGGTCTCATTCCCGGCGACGGCGGCTCCTGGCTGCTGCCGAGGGCGATCGGCATGGCCCGAGCCTGCGAAATGGCCTTCACCGGAGAACCGATCGACGCGCACACCGCTCTCGATTGGGGCCTGGTCTCCCAGGTCGTCGAACCCGATGTCCTCCTCGACGCGGCCCACCGGCTCGCCGCTCGGGTGAGCGCCAACCCGCCGCATGTGCTGCGGATGACCAAGCGCCTACTGCGTGAGGGCCGGCACCAGGGCATGGAAAGCCACCTGGAGCTGGCCGCAGCGATGCAGGCCGCCGCCCATCACACCGAGGATCACCGGGAGGCCGTCGCGGCCATGCTGGAGCGCAGACCGCCTGACTTCACGGATCGATGA
- a CDS encoding BTAD domain-containing putative transcriptional regulator, with protein sequence MSLTAGGQLADSIQHFRRRAGLNQHAAAELAGLSVGGLRDIEQGRVVRPRASTLRRLADAFGLSRYEFDDLVRQANNEHRQAGRLRVEILGSLRVSVDGRLIDPGSEAQHVLLGLLALTPNVSVTRGALLDALWDVRPAYGTSNLLQSRVSRLRRRLQPSIADDYRSQPIPVTRSGYQLSVTEYQHDLLVFRRLVTRARQTRDDRDLSAACGLFAEAIALWRGDPLDGIVALQTHPIVLALIREYRAVVVEYASVAADLGSYQEVLPLLQQVADADPLHETIHAALMIALAGSGQQAAALNVFDTLRRRLASELGADPRPELTAAYQRVLRQEVGQPEFTPVSAHHQLPPNIADFIGRKAELQQLLNGSSADNADTSAPVFVIEGMAGIGKTRLAVHAAHRLRREGRYGDGQLYMDLQGHAAQSPADPSSVLATFLRQLGVPSEQIPPGSAERAAMYRDRLYGKNTLIILDNAGFEDQVLPLLPAGPTSLVLITSRRTLALDGARTLLLSTFTPAEAEEMLILAVGAKRVQAEPDATRSLVELCGRLPLALAIAAHRLQSRPTWTVADLAEQLEDTGGLLNELAAGSRRLRSAFDLSYRSLSADEQRMFRFLGLLARDGFITDYVATLMRLPPSHTQLLMDRLADENLITVVSRNHYRLHRLLRDYACALVRDEEPRSEAAS encoded by the coding sequence GTGTCGCTGACTGCTGGTGGCCAGCTCGCCGACAGCATCCAACACTTCCGGCGGCGTGCCGGTCTCAATCAACATGCCGCAGCGGAACTCGCCGGGTTGAGCGTCGGCGGACTGCGCGATATCGAACAGGGCCGAGTAGTCCGCCCGCGCGCTTCCACGCTGCGCAGGCTAGCCGATGCGTTCGGGCTGTCCCGTTACGAGTTCGATGATCTGGTACGCCAGGCAAACAATGAACACCGCCAAGCGGGCCGGCTGAGGGTCGAGATACTGGGATCACTGCGAGTATCGGTCGACGGCAGACTGATCGATCCGGGGTCGGAGGCCCAGCACGTACTGTTGGGATTGCTCGCGCTGACACCGAATGTTTCCGTGACTCGCGGCGCATTGCTCGATGCGCTCTGGGATGTGCGGCCGGCCTACGGCACATCGAACCTGCTGCAGTCGCGGGTCTCCCGACTTCGGCGGCGCCTGCAGCCGAGCATCGCCGACGATTACCGATCACAGCCGATTCCGGTGACTCGCAGCGGCTACCAGCTCTCCGTGACCGAGTATCAGCACGATCTGCTGGTATTCCGTCGGCTCGTCACCCGCGCGCGGCAGACCCGCGACGACAGGGACCTCAGTGCGGCGTGCGGTCTGTTCGCCGAAGCCATCGCGCTGTGGCGCGGCGATCCGCTCGACGGCATCGTCGCGTTGCAGACGCACCCGATCGTGTTGGCACTCATCCGCGAATACCGAGCGGTTGTGGTCGAATATGCCTCCGTTGCCGCGGATTTGGGGTCGTACCAGGAAGTACTTCCGCTATTGCAGCAGGTGGCCGACGCCGATCCCCTGCACGAAACCATTCATGCGGCGTTGATGATCGCGCTCGCGGGTAGTGGGCAACAGGCTGCCGCGCTCAATGTCTTCGACACCCTGCGGCGGCGCTTGGCATCGGAACTCGGCGCCGATCCCAGGCCCGAACTCACTGCCGCCTATCAGCGTGTGTTACGGCAGGAAGTAGGCCAGCCCGAGTTCACGCCGGTAAGCGCGCATCACCAATTGCCGCCGAATATCGCCGATTTCATCGGCCGAAAGGCGGAGCTTCAGCAACTGTTGAACGGATCCTCCGCCGACAACGCCGACACCTCGGCACCCGTCTTCGTGATCGAGGGGATGGCTGGCATCGGGAAGACGCGGCTCGCAGTGCATGCCGCGCACCGGCTGCGGAGGGAAGGCCGTTACGGTGACGGCCAGCTATACATGGACCTACAGGGGCATGCCGCTCAGTCACCCGCGGACCCCTCGTCGGTCCTGGCAACGTTCCTTCGGCAGCTGGGAGTGCCCAGCGAACAGATCCCGCCCGGCTCGGCCGAGCGAGCGGCCATGTACCGGGATCGGTTGTACGGCAAAAACACCTTGATAATTCTGGACAACGCCGGGTTCGAAGACCAAGTGCTGCCGCTCTTGCCTGCCGGTCCTACCAGTCTGGTACTGATCACCAGCAGGCGAACATTGGCATTGGACGGCGCCAGAACACTGCTCCTGTCGACATTCACACCTGCCGAGGCGGAGGAGATGTTGATACTGGCGGTCGGCGCGAAGCGGGTGCAGGCCGAACCGGACGCCACCCGCAGCTTGGTGGAGCTGTGCGGCCGTCTCCCGCTGGCATTGGCGATTGCCGCACACCGCCTGCAATCCCGTCCGACGTGGACAGTAGCGGATCTCGCCGAACAACTCGAGGACACCGGGGGGCTGCTCAACGAACTCGCCGCCGGAAGCAGGCGATTGCGGTCGGCGTTCGATCTGTCCTATCGATCGCTCAGCGCGGACGAGCAACGGATGTTTCGATTTCTCGGCCTGCTGGCCCGCGACGGCTTCATCACCGACTACGTTGCCACACTGATGCGGCTCCCCCCCTCGCATACTCAGCTGCTCATGGACCGTCTGGCCGACGAGAATCTGATCACCGTCGTGAGCAGGAATCACTATCGGCTACATCGTCTGCTCAGGGATTATGCGTGCGCGCTTGTGCGAGACGAGGAGCCCCGATCCGAAGCCGCATCCTGA
- a CDS encoding MFS transporter, producing the protein MSGDSVGLDSVLQLQTGQFENAETIDRSHSTTRLVRDRVTWLHYAQQGAFGYFQFGFGPSVLLFRQEADLSRTVAGLYGPALAVGAVIGGALFPHLTRRLPLAVVLSIALGGLASGVAMFCLTPSVVGTLVAAAIAMGFGILVLSGVSTGLSDHHATTSGAAISEANAASAGMGIIAPLLINVAVDAGLDWRAAMGLSIVFACVLAAVTALTHRHSTAQIRVVPDRQHSESEGLPRRYWLAWTCLLATGSVEAGLMLWSPEQLRIHTGMAADMAAIGVSAVLGGMLVGRLAGGWVVARIPTAPLMFAALTIAAAGFAVFWSTADPEIAMAGLICCGLGISLHFPLGVALTMKTSNQQPELAMSRNSYGIAFGFGAAPFLLGALADQLGIRAAFGLIPLCLLVAALSVAQLKHLERRDHL; encoded by the coding sequence TTGAGCGGCGATTCAGTCGGACTTGATAGCGTATTGCAATTACAGACCGGCCAGTTCGAAAATGCCGAGACGATAGATCGAAGCCACTCGACGACACGCCTGGTACGCGATCGCGTCACCTGGCTGCACTATGCACAACAAGGCGCCTTCGGATATTTCCAGTTCGGATTCGGTCCCTCCGTACTCCTCTTCCGGCAGGAGGCGGATTTGAGCCGTACCGTCGCCGGCCTGTACGGACCGGCGCTCGCGGTCGGCGCGGTGATCGGCGGCGCACTGTTCCCGCACTTGACGCGGCGGTTGCCACTGGCTGTCGTACTGTCGATCGCCCTCGGCGGACTGGCCTCCGGCGTGGCAATGTTCTGCCTGACGCCATCGGTGGTCGGCACCCTTGTCGCTGCCGCAATCGCTATGGGCTTCGGCATCCTCGTGCTGAGCGGAGTCTCCACCGGACTCTCCGACCACCACGCAACGACTTCCGGAGCAGCGATCAGCGAAGCCAACGCGGCCAGCGCCGGCATGGGGATCATCGCCCCATTGCTGATCAACGTCGCAGTGGACGCCGGACTGGACTGGCGCGCCGCGATGGGCCTTTCGATCGTCTTCGCCTGTGTGCTCGCTGCGGTAACCGCGCTGACCCACCGACACTCGACCGCCCAAATCCGCGTCGTTCCCGATCGACAGCATTCCGAAAGCGAGGGCTTGCCACGGCGATACTGGCTGGCGTGGACTTGCCTGCTGGCCACCGGTTCCGTCGAGGCGGGCCTGATGCTGTGGTCACCCGAGCAACTCCGAATACACACCGGAATGGCTGCGGACATGGCTGCCATCGGAGTGTCCGCGGTACTCGGCGGCATGCTGGTCGGCAGACTCGCGGGAGGATGGGTAGTGGCGCGGATCCCCACCGCACCCTTGATGTTCGCCGCACTGACGATCGCGGCCGCCGGATTCGCAGTGTTCTGGTCCACCGCCGACCCGGAAATCGCCATGGCCGGCCTCATCTGCTGCGGATTGGGTATCTCGCTGCACTTCCCGCTCGGCGTAGCCCTCACCATGAAAACGTCGAATCAGCAGCCCGAACTCGCCATGTCACGCAACTCCTACGGCATCGCATTCGGCTTCGGGGCCGCACCCTTCCTCCTCGGCGCCCTCGCCGATCAACTCGGGATACGCGCAGCATTCGGATTAATACCCCTCTGCCTGCTCGTCGCAGCCCTATCGGTCGCACAACTGAAGCACCTGGAGCGACGCGACCACCTGTGA